In the genome of Populus trichocarpa isolate Nisqually-1 chromosome 10, P.trichocarpa_v4.1, whole genome shotgun sequence, the window TGCCTGCCTGCATTGGATGATGATTGATATGTAAGAAGGCAAGGAAATGAGGATAGGACAGTTCAATCAAGGAATTCCAACTCATCCTCTCTGAGATGAGCAAAGAACTTGACTCCTCCTGAATGGACAAACTGAATCTTGTAAGGAAGATTAGCTGAAACTCGCCTCCCCTTCCACAGGTTCACGTACTGCTTCACCTCACCTTCCAATCCACACAGATCCAATTCCTCCGCCACTCGAGGCACGTGGTAAACCTTCACCGGAACCTTCACCCTAACCTTCGCTCCAATCTTCTTCTTCGCTTCCTCTTCCTCATCTTCTGTCACCATGGTTGCGGAATTGTTGGACCGTAAAGCCACCGAGCATGAAActagtgtttttcttcttcctctgctaCAAGTACTACTTGCTGCTGCTGTAGAGGAAGATGAAGATGTAGATGCTACTGTGGCAGTGCAAGTAGGAGTAATAATTGAGTAGCAGCAGCAGTTACGCCTTGGATTTGGTGAAAATAAGGCAttggatttgaatttgaatttgaatttggtGATATCTGTGCAACGGAAAGCCGAACAGGCTGCGGCGGCTCCCGACGATAACGCCCCACTCGTGCCCATCGCGCTCCGTCTAGTCTAGAAAATGGGTAATCTAGTTCCTTCTCTTGTTTCTATTCTATTTCAATTTTGGAGCACTACCACACATCCAGTCCAGTCGGATATtgtttgatttatatatttttcgtCATCAATCCCTacctatctatctatctatgcCTAATTTCTATCTCCTCTCTTTTACCTCTCGGATTTTTACTACTActatttcacatttttttaattactgttacttattgcctctctctctctctctctatctgaTAATACCccaatttattataataataacaaaaggcGAATGGAGTAAGTAAGGGGTCTATTCGATTCTTCACTACTCCTCCTTCCTCAGTTTCAAAAACTAAACTATTCTATTAATTCACCTAAAGCAGAGAGAGTTTGACATTTTcctttttactattaattttgttaataaacACAGTGAGTAAACTCTTTTAATTATTCTCCAAACTCATTTTCTAAAGGGAAAaaggttaaaataataattaataaataaataaattgttggcCTGTAAAGATAGAAAATGATTCAAACGAAGTATCCACGAAAACGTGGCATGACATCAGTGGGCGCGGAGGGATCAAGAACCAGAGGTGGACTGCCCTCCTCCAATATTTTATGGATAGCAAGCAGCACGTACGTTGTTGTTATCTCCAAACTACTCTTtcatgttttgatattatttcttatcataacaggcaggcaggcaggcaggcagggATCAACCCCACCACAATTCCCAAATGAATTGACTAGATAGGTGGGCCGTGATGCCTTATGGGCCGGGCTAATTTTTCTAACGAATTAATGTTCAGGAGATGATGATCAAGTTAATTCGATGAGATATGAGATTAAAATGATATgtagaaaagaaatttaaaaaaatttgtaaagatTAAAGTGTAATAatctaatatcaaatgataaaattaaaaaataattttttttttcaaagcaatgttgaagaaaaaaaattgagtcaaccCGGGTAAACTTAATTAACCCACCACTCGtgatatagatttttttttataaataaactagCATAAAAGactgaagttaataaaaaaaaacgctaaaaaaaattcaaattaacttCACTAATATGCACttgagataaccctataaaaaaaacaatcgtaAGGTTCAAGAgccaataatttaatgtcaaataatggaattgaataaaaaattcattttcataaaaaaaacataaaaaaataatttgagtcaacttgaattaatttgaCCAAACTACTACTCGgaatatgagattgagataatctcataaaaaaataaaagaaacaacaaagctCAAGCCCCAATAATCCAATGtttaatgatgaatttgaacaaaaaaattcaattattaataaAGGACCTAAAAAAGCTTAACTTAAATTGGCTTCGAGTTATATGACCAAGATTACTCTATAGAAAAGTAGACAAGCAAAAAATCACGAACTAaagtttaatgttttgattcCTATCTGTTATGttttaaatgaagaaataatgagatgctaaattgaaaaaataaaataaaataagaaaaggataaaaaaaatagcaatcaaaataatggatcaaaattagataaaaaaaataaaatgaaataaaatgtttatggaaaaaataaaaaacaatcaagaaaaaaaataacagtcaaaataatgaggattaagattggataagaaaaataacgagggacaaaattaaaaaaaatcaagaaaaggataaaacacaaaaaacaagtaatcaaaagaatgatgactgaattggaaaaaaaaactagggatggaattaaaaagaataatttcaaaaaacattaaaagcaaaacaaatagtaataaaaaaaaataagagccaaaattaatataaatacatatcaGAGAACACAATTGCATTTTTGTTGTGTGCACATGCCCCCCACCAACACGAAGAGGTATACACACCGCTCCAAACACCGTCACATATGGTGGAGTTCTGTAACCGTACAGTCTCACATGTGCTGTCTAAAGGGCTTCAGAGTCGTCAGGCGTTGACatgttagcttttttttttttaataatatttaactttttaaaattactaaatagctcctagacaaaaaaaaaaaaaacacaacaataaaatGTCTTTGgttaaagtcttttttttatttttaattttaagatcaattatgtcacttcattgttttaaaaaatgaaaaataaaaatacccctTTGTGTCagactaatgttttttttttcttttaatggtaTTAGCATAATTTAGCTGTGCAAGAAATATTgaagaagagataaaaaaaaccacaaggTGAAAGTTAtacatttttttgaatttaaagaaaacaaaattagtttattgtgctatatatatatatatatatatatatatatatatatatatatatatatatatataaaccaatttatcctaaattaattttgtaatgcTCAATAAATTCTCTAGAAAAGACATTTTCATCCTCAagctttgttagtttttttttagaaaagcataaatataattaaaatgtttcaGTGAACATCACAATGATTTACTaattgcttttagtttttttttaataaaccaaAAATAGACGATTTATTGCTTGATACTGTGGACACACGCACGCTCATCAAGCCTATCACGAACGTCGGGTCTAATAAAATCAGCCCAGTTTCGATTCTATATACTATTGCTTTTTTcactgtgtttgtttttttagataatttttgtggttgtgatttaaaaaaaatgtaaaaaaaatgtgattagTTGTGATTAGTTGGATTTAaatacgtgtttggtaaaaattatggttagagtttatgtgtagcaaaaaacatgtataaaatgtttgatagaagtgtggttgcggttgcttttcaaagtattttttatttggaaatgcattaaaataatatattttttaaaaaaattatttttaatattaacgtattaaaataatctgaaaagacaaaaaatatatcaatttgaagcaaagaaaaaaataaaaaattttcaaattttttttaaaattgcttttgaaacgcaaaaacaaaaactcagttaaaaaaatatataaatactgCTTCACAAAAATTgtgtttcaaacttaattttttaatgaatcctgtaatataaaacacaatttaatttattactaaACACCTTACTATGTTTGTTTcaccataaatataaaaactagtaaaaaacaaacacatctcCACAGACTCCACAAACGTAGAAAACACTGTTAAATAAGGTTACGAGATCCCCAAAAACGGCTACGGATGGTGAACCGGGTCCTAGCACCAACTTCGCTTTAGAGTCTAAACACAAGTTCTCCTTATAGTTCTCAGAATTCCCAACATAAACtcggaaaaaaaacaattcaaagctGTGCCACTAATCCAAATACTTAGCGAagataatatttagaaatttatcaTAACAAATAATCAGTATGAGAATGATAGGTTTTAAATCCAAACATAAATAGTAAACTCTCAATTATTTAAACAACATGAGcagtatttaaaattaaaaaaatatagtatttaaaattaaaaaaatacatgattctTACCTTGACTAAATTTTAGGAAAGCAATGACTTCATGGCTTCATCCACTTGGATTGCGTTTCTAAGATacatatctttgttttttcaaactttaaagaaataaattagaacCAGCTCGCCCGGGTTTCTAAGATACATATctctttgcttttgctttttcaaactttaaagaaaaaaattagagtggCTCGCCTGGATTACCCAGGTCATAGATCAACTCATCAACCAGGttttaacaagttttttcatttattagtCTCTCCTAACCCAAACCGATCCAGTCACCAAATTAACCTACCAGGCTAATCCGGGTTTAATATCTATGCTTTAAATTTGCCCTCTTTCAACCGCCCGGATAAAAAAAAGCACACCCTCCTATCCGGATGTGAACACGGAGTGGCACTGCGCACAGAAAGCAATCTGACAAATGGGAGTGGAAAGAGAACCAAATGCTTTACAATATCACAATGACATGAACAATTTCGGTTATAATCACAGAAGAAAGGGAATGGTGTTTTCCAATACAAGAAGCACCTCATGCCAACAAAAGAAAGGGGGCAGCGTATATGGGCAAACTAAAaggacataataaaataaacaagcagCAACTAATACACAACCGCACAAAAAATTTACAGGGATCTCAAATGACTCAATGGTGATGGggcttcaaatgaaaaaaaaaaaattaaaaaaagatgaaaaaagggccacaattttttcttctctggttCCAGGATCTATGCATATATCAAAACCACAACTCGCAAAGAGAGTGAAGTCTCCTTTACTTTCAAAGAAATGTAGAGCGAGGCCTCATGATTGTTACA includes:
- the LOC7468473 gene encoding ferredoxin-thioredoxin reductase, variable chain, chloroplastic — its product is MGTSGALSSGAAAACSAFRCTDITKFKFKFKSNALFSPNPRRNCCCYSIITPTCTATVASTSSSSSTAAASSTCSRGRRKTLVSCSVALRSNNSATMVTEDEEEEAKKKIGAKVRVKVPVKVYHVPRVAEELDLCGLEGEVKQYVNLWKGRRVSANLPYKIQFVHSGGVKFFAHLREDELEFLD